The Spirosoma sp. SC4-14 DNA window TCGCTACAATGCTAAAGCCGACCGCACCTACCGGATGGTTATCCATGCTAAACTGGGAGGTAAGGAAATGAATGCTGCTATGTCGAGCGTACCGGCGGGTCCGGCATTAGCCCACGATTATGCCGGTATAGAAGCTGTTACGCGCACGGAGCAGCAAGGATCGTTTGTTGTGAAGCACGGTCAGGAAAGTTTTAAAGAAGAACATGTAGTGTTTGCTGATTCTAACTTTTTCCAAACCTTTTCGATACCACTCCTGAAAGGAAACCCCAAAACGGTTCTGACCGAACCCAATACGCTGGTCGTAACGGAAAGCATTGCTCATAAGTACTTTGGCAATCAGGACCCGGTTGGCCAAACGCTGATGTTGGGTACCAGCGGGCAATTTCGGGTAACGGGGGTGTGTCAGGATGTGCCTCTCAATTCACACTTTCATTACGATATTTTTGGGTCGATGCGGTCGATCCACTTGCGCGAAACCTGGCTGACAAGTGGTCTGATGACATACATAGTACTCCAGCCGGGCTACTCTGCACAGGCTATTGAGGCAAAAATTCCGCAGATGGTCAATAAGTATGTGGGCCCCGAAATACAACAACTTTTGGGTATGAGCCAAACCGATTTCACTAAGAAAGGAAACAGTTTTGGTTTTCAGCTTCAGCCCATTACTGATATTCACCTTCACTCTAATTTTGAGTCGGAAATTGAACCAAACAGCGATATCAAATATATCTATATCTTTTCCATTATCGGGGTTTTCATTCTGCTGGTGGCCTGTATCAATTTCATGAATCTGAGTACGGCGGGTTCGGCCGGGCGTGCCAAGGAAGTAGGCATTCGGAAAGTGCTGGGATCTATACAGCAGCAACTGATTGGTCAGTTTTTAAGTGAATCGGTTCTGATCACGTTTATGGCACTGGTGTTGGCCATTGGAATTATCGCTGTTGTGTTGCCCGGATTCAATCAACTAGCGGGGCAGCAATTTGAACTGAAGGCATTGACTGATGGCTGGATGGGGCCTGCCGTTGTGCTGGGGTGTGTACTGATTGGATTGCTGGCAGGGAGTTATCCGGCTTTTTTTCTATCGGCTTTCAGGCCAGTGAGTGTACTGAAAGGTCGCTTACTGGCGGGTTCTAAAAGCGGATGGCTCCGCAATACGCTGGTTACAATTCAATTTATGGTATCGATCGGAATGATTATTGGTACACTGGTCGTTTACCAACAACTTAATTTTATCCAGCATAAAAAAGTTGGTTTCGATAAGTCGCAGGTACTCATTGTGCACGATACCTATACACTGGGCAATAAATCGGATGCTTTCAAAGTCGAACTGGGCAAGCTATCGCAGGTGCAGGGCGTTACATTAGCGGGTTATTTGCCCGCAGGCCCGTCGAACAGTGCTACCGATGGATTCAGGCCCGACAATGGAGACGCTCAATCGAGTCCTTACCGCGAAAAGAATTATTATGTCGATGAAAACTACCTGCCCACACTGGGTATCAAACTGGCCTACGGGCGAAATTTCTCGAAAGCATTTCCATCCGACAGTGCCGCGGTTTTACTGAACGAAGCGGCTGTGAAACGATTTGGTTTTAAAAACCAGAGCGCCATAGGGCAATACGTTTGGGCCGTTGGCGATGGCAGTCCAACAAGCCAGCGTAAGTATAAGATAATTGGTGTAGTAAACGATTTTCATTTTGAGTCGATG harbors:
- a CDS encoding ABC transporter permease is translated as MPQAPSPMHYTPPRFATWLLELFGHPDTGEEVQGDLLELYVYWVATVGKRKADWRYSWSVLKLLRPLARQNRPLQYTPPFSLSPVMLRNYLKIAWRNLVLHKSFAIINIVGLAVGLATCLLIVLFVRHELSYDRYNAKADRTYRMVIHAKLGGKEMNAAMSSVPAGPALAHDYAGIEAVTRTEQQGSFVVKHGQESFKEEHVVFADSNFFQTFSIPLLKGNPKTVLTEPNTLVVTESIAHKYFGNQDPVGQTLMLGTSGQFRVTGVCQDVPLNSHFHYDIFGSMRSIHLRETWLTSGLMTYIVLQPGYSAQAIEAKIPQMVNKYVGPEIQQLLGMSQTDFTKKGNSFGFQLQPITDIHLHSNFESEIEPNSDIKYIYIFSIIGVFILLVACINFMNLSTAGSAGRAKEVGIRKVLGSIQQQLIGQFLSESVLITFMALVLAIGIIAVVLPGFNQLAGQQFELKALTDGWMGPAVVLGCVLIGLLAGSYPAFFLSAFRPVSVLKGRLLAGSKSGWLRNTLVTIQFMVSIGMIIGTLVVYQQLNFIQHKKVGFDKSQVLIVHDTYTLGNKSDAFKVELGKLSQVQGVTLAGYLPAGPSNSATDGFRPDNGDAQSSPYREKNYYVDENYLPTLGIKLAYGRNFSKAFPSDSAAVLLNEAAVKRFGFKNQSAIGQYVWAVGDGSPTSQRKYKIIGVVNDFHFESMHQQIAPLILFYGQDNYQMAVRIQTGDVPELLKKIEQTWKAQTDLPFAYSFLDERFNAIYKSEQRVGQLFSIFASLAVIISCLGLFGLAMFTAQQRTKEIGVRKVLGASVASVVALLSKDFLKLVCIAILIASPIAWYAMDRWLADFAYRINIQWWVFALAGLLSVGIALVTVSFQSIKAALANPITSLRSE